One Pelmatolapia mariae isolate MD_Pm_ZW linkage group LG1, Pm_UMD_F_2, whole genome shotgun sequence genomic window, CTGCCAGTTACCCAGCAGGTTCCTCCAGAACGTGATGTCTCGATGAACTCTTAGTTGCCACACCATAATGGAACCTCACAGGCATCAGGGAGAAAAAAGAGCCAATGGATGCAAGCAGTCAGGCAGAAAGTTTAACTGTGAGAGACCAATTATGGTTGATCCACAGAAACATTTATTCTACACAGATTTCACAggtacaaacacagaaaaaaatcaaccacaAACCTAGCAAGGTGTCACGGATAAAGAACATATCTAATCTAATTCATGTTGCTCTGAAGAACTGCCAGGTATATGCTGTAGTGAGGTCTGAAGCCATTATGTGGAGGTGAGATAATAAAgtcaagaaaacaagaaaaagggcATTAGGAGAAAAGATGGGGGCATGGACTACCACCggtgaggctcgggtgtgaaatttatggttttcagggtttttatcgggttttatcattattttttaatagtttttatcgttaactctgttttttgttatatttatctGTACAGGGTTAGAGCAGAGGACGCAGAGATCACCAAAATCTTGCAGAGtcaggctatgtccacacgtacccgggtatttttgaaaacgcagatttttctatgcgtttgcacctttcgtccacacgtaaacggcgttttcggtcactgaaaacggagatttctaaaaactccggccagggtggatattttctaaaactccgtttttgcatttacatgtggacgagaaaaacggagaaaacgcagtgtcaaaggtgtgcgcctgtTTTGACGTCACAGTGTGCGCCACGttgttgtttcggtgaaatgaatttctacagtactgttactgttaattgtcctctccgcagtgtttaaatgcttacatatacacacacagttactgtccctccacacattggactcggttctgcttctatgccccatctttgtttactatttcccaccgaggcttctagacttctgattggccaacatttctacacggttaggaatatagcgccacctgctgctttggcatgttcctagcagcgttttccttcatttctgcctttacgtgtggacgggattattttttaaaacgaaaacggaaaatctccgttttcaaaaatacccgtgtacgtgtggacatagcctcaGTTACTACAGCTTTCCAAACTTTATGTGGCCTTCAGCTCAAGAACAGTGCACAGAGCACTCCTAGGAAAGCTTTTCAATGGGCACGCAGCTCGTCACAGCCTTACATCAGTGCCttgcaccagtgcacaaagcaaggtccataaagacatggataaGTGAGTTTGATGCAGAACTGGACTGgtctgcacagagtcctgataGAACCCTCTGTTGAGATGAATTAGAGCAGAAACTGCTAGTCAGGCCTTCCGGTCTGGAAAACCTAACTGAAAGACAACCACATGGGTGACTTAACAAAACCTCTAAACCAACAACACTGACTGTACCCGGATTCCGTTTTTCATGTTCAGAACCACCCAGTGAGTGACAGCGCATAAAGAAGCTGATGCAGGTACACTCATGACATGATCACAGTCTTTTTGAAAGTTAAAAATATACGTTATTATGCTCAGCAACGTGAGAAAAATGTTTATCTGTTTTCTGCTGAGACCTAACTGTTGTTGCTCCCTAACAAAGTCAAAAAAGGCACTCCTCACCAAGAGGAAGTGGCAACAGTGCCCTTGTTGTACCACATGCAGATGATAACCATGAAAGTATTCTCACACTATGTGTTACACATCAGTTAAATATAGACATacacttttattttctctacTTCCTTGGTTGTGTTTCAGTGTTACAATTGGGTTTTAGGTAGCCTTCTGTTTGAATCAGTTTCGATTTTATCAGCTGTGCCGGCTTTCTTTGCAGTGTTGCTGACTGaggcttgtttttttaatttaccaaCTGGTAATTgcagttttaattttttgggaCAGGAGATGGTTGGGTAGCAAAAACAACATCAAGGGCAAGTGAAAGCCAGGAAGTCAGTGAGTAGCAGGGAAGGAATAAAAATATGCCATGACCTTTTTTAAATACGACTTAAAAAATATCAGAAGTTATGTTACTGTGAGAAAAAGAACATCAAATCAAAATGCTCAATTCTAATTCCCTAATATAGACAGAGCCAGACCAACTATACTGGGAGACTATGACTGGTTATTGCACTTAGAAACTAACAAACCACCTGACAGACCTGAAGGAGAGCGTGGAAAAACACTGTATCCTTACACTGTGATAGAGGAAGTCAGCTGACATGACACAAACGGTATCAGACTCATGCCTACAAAATATCAGATGACATTGTTGGTGTCATGTCTTTATTTGATTACAGTGCTTACTTTGCACAAGTTTTGGAGAAGCACAAttatttttatcagtttttattcaGCTGTAAAGCTACAACTGATGACATTTAGTCAACACAGGAACTCGTCAGCAATATTTTAATTGTGCAGGTTGCACAATAAAAAGGGATGTGGCTAGGGTTTAGTTCTTGCACTTGTTGCCTTCTGATAATGGAGTTGGTAACTGAGTTATAGTCACCAGAACTTAATGCTAAAAATCGTAATAATAAAGCTAAACAGGCCGCCATTGATGCCCATGCAGCACGGATAACACACTGGCTTCCATCTTTGGGTCAGtcccattttttctttttgttcaatTTGGCTATATTTATACATTAAATCATAAAGGATTATTGGACACACACACGGAAATTAAGGCTGAGTCCCACACAACCCCAAAGATACACAGTCCTTTTAATTAATATCTCAAaatcagccattttaaaatggctgattTTGAGACACTTGGCACACTTGGTTTTAGTTTCAGCGTTGCGCCTTTGCGTGTGATGCCTCTGGGTGATAACTCCTGTCAAACCAGTTTGACGGGGAAACAACCGCACCGCCTACTCAGACTGTAAGTGTTTGGTTTGCTCAGCCGTTTTTCAAACGCCCCTCGTTTTTCTCGCtcatacaaaataaaaccaaatgttccaaaacaaaaacaaataaacaagaaataataaaataaaggagATACTTAAAAAGTTAAAGtgtgattttcattttttttttctctcaagaAGACAAACTAAAGATTTCGAGGTCCAACTGTCAAAAGTGggcatttaatatttttaaattaggCCTGTGGTGGAAATGAACTTGTTGTCAAATCCTGAGACGAGTCTAAATAATAGAGTGTCCCTGAAAAGGCAGGTATGCTGGAGCAAAGGACAAGCTAAAACTCGTCAGGTGGGCGGAACAAAAATGTCACCTGAACCTCCAAAGGTGACGTGATTGGCAGGGAGCGCTATCAGTCAACCGGAGGCAGCGGGCGCATCATTGTTCGCAGGCCTGTCGGGTTTCGATGCAAATGTGTGTTGATTTTCTATATTTCTTAGAAAGGAAATAAGTAAATACTGAAGAGTCAGTGAGTTTTAGTTTGAAGTAAGTACGTGTTTGCCATGGAGAAGAGGAACTTTTCCTTGACGCTTCTGTGTCTGAGTGAGTATCTTTTAAAATAaacgtttttttcttttgcgcCTCATCGAGCTGCCACACCTGTTTGCGCACCGTCAGGATCGCCGACTAAAAAAGGGAGCAGGCCCGAGAAGCCTGATTAGAAGGCATTCTTATTATTAAATGGCTTTTAAAGTATCATATTCCAGTCTAAGCAAATGAAGTAGTAATAAAACTcatgaaaataattatttaatggcaAGCTTTTTCGAAAGTAAGaaccgattttttttttcctgttaatcTTTTGTACACGGAACTTGCTTCAAAATTGAGCTGACACTCAGTGGATGGCTGTAACATACCTCTGTTTTTTTACTTAATATGAATCAAATAATAATCATAAGTTCCTTTTTCAAGCTTGGTTTATTTAGTAGGTGGATGTGAGGGTGGAGCAGTGAGTTATTGGTCAAGTTTGATTTTCTGCTGCTGAACCATTATTAGTAAAGAATCCATGAAGACAAATATCAGAACGTAGTGTTTTTATACATACAGGATAGCTGAGAGTGCTTTATATTGATCtgtctgatttgtttttatgtccATGACAGTGCTGTCAGGTGTCGATGCCGTTACTGTTACCATCCCCCAAAGTCAGTATGAGTATGCCAGAGGGGACAACATCACACTGCCCTGCTCCTTTACAACTACAACTCCCATAAGCTCCCAGACATTAGTCGTCATCACCTGGTCTGTTTTTAGTCAGCAAACACCCATTGAAGAGGTTGGCATCTACCTATTTTTATGAATCTATCCGgatgaatataaaaaaacatgAGATGCAAACATgtcattgtgttttttattcttcttctaaTCCTGTCATTTTCTAACAGACCCCGATCGCCACCTACTATCATGGTCCTTCCCCAACTACAGACATAGACACTGACTATGAAAGTCGGGTGTCCCTGGATGTAGATGTCACTCAGAGCAAGGCTAACCTGAAGCTTTCCTCCATCTCACTAGCTGACAATAGAAATTTTGAGTGTCGTGTGCAGATCCCAGGTGACAAGAAGGGCAAACCATCTGCCACCACAAACTTGGTGGTTCTAGGTAATATGTCAGCTGTTGTTTCTGCATTTATATATTATAAGATGTTACACTCTGATGTTTAACCTTTATATGTTCTGATATGTTGgttatttttaatgcaatgaattattaaagagaGTGTCTGTGCATGTTTCAACACTTACTGTATCCTGTATATGCATGTTTTGAAATGATTGTGGGCTTCCTCGTGCTGCTCAGAGATATGACTGTTGCTGAGTCCATCTCCTGTACGTCTTGCATTCCATTACTAAAGTAATCACACTACATTTATATTTGTCTTCTTTTAGTGGCTCCCTCTACACCCGCCTGTAAGATCCAGGGAACAGCACAGTATGGCCAGGATATCACCTTAACCTGTGCGTCTGCAGAAGGATCTCCAACGCCCACTTATAGCTGGAAACGTTTTAACGTGCAGAATCAGTCTGTCCCTCAAGAGCCCAAAACCACTGACAGTAAGTAACATTCTGATCCTTCCAAATCTATGCCACGTAAAGTTTTACTAATCTTTGCTAACAAGAACAAATGTGGACATGATCAGAGCGACGCTACGCTTGGTGTACAAGTGAGCTTAACTTTTGTTTCACAGCCACTGTTTGGTATTTAATATTGAAGCATATTAAACATGATGAAAGTGAAAGAAAGTGAGCAGAGGGGTTATTTATTACTCATTAACCTTCTTCAGAATACCCACTACCCACGCTTGGCGCAGTCATAGATGGCCAGAGATAGAGATCATATATTTTTCAGTATATGTGActaattttttgtgtttcagagGATGGCATCCTGTCTCTGTATAATATCTCCAAAGATACATCAGGATACTACATTTGCACCTCACAGAACAAGATCCGCGCTGCTACCTGCAACCTCACCCTCTCAGTCATGCCACGTAAGACAAACatttaagaataaaaacattatttcaataaataaatctttactTTAAATTATGATGCAAACCCCCGTAATGTTCCTCCTCTTAACCTGTCTGTCCTCAACCCTGCAGCATCCATGAACATTGCTTCCACTGCAGGAATAATTGGTGGAGTTGCTGCTGCCTTGGTTATACTCATCATCGTcatctgttgctgctgttgccGAAAGAAGAACAAAGATGAGGAATACGCCATGGGGTAATGTTCCTCTTTATTATAGATACAAGCAATTAACACATAGGAGATGGTGCAAAAACATGCATCGCTCCGTTTTCTTGCAGTCTATGTCATATCTGTTTTGAATTCAATGTCTGTTTGATTTCTTAATCTgaggattaaaaataaaagaaaataaacttgcATCCTTCACATAAGCAGCTTTTGCAAAGCGTTTGTGATTTTTCTGGCAGCCACTTGAATCTGTTGGTGAGATTCCTTAGCTCTGCATGCAGATCACATATAATTCAGATGGTTAAAAAGAAATCAGCCGAATAAACCACATCGTTTCTCCCAATTATTTCTCCACCCTTCATGTCTGAATGTTGTTTCTGCTTTCTAGAGTTCGTGAGGGGGAGGAGTACCACGACAAGGAGCCGGATAGGAATGGTGAGGGTCGACGTGTTGAAGGGCAGGGGAAGGACAGTTATGAGGACTCCAGTGTCAAGAGGACTGAACGCACTGAGGAAAAGAGTGAACCAGATCGCCGCGATTACGACGACCGCCGCAGCGATTACGACGACCGCCGCAGCGACTACGACGACCGCCGCAGCGACTACAATGATCGACGCAGCGACTACAATGATCGACGGCGCGACCTCGACGATCGACGGCGCGACCTCGACGATCGACGCAGCGACTATGACGATCGACGCCGCGACTATGACGACCGGCGCAGCGACTACGACGATCGGCGCAGCGACTACAGTGACCGCCGCGAGCGCTACGATGACGATCGCCGTTACCAAGATCGTCGCCGTGATGACAACCGCTATGATGATCGTGACCGTGATAGACCACCGGTGCCCAACAGTAAGCCCCCAAGGAGGGACTACGATGACTAAAGCGTCCAACCTGTAACAAAGCACCAGCTTTGTTACATGAGGGGGGGACCTAGCTATAACAAAATGGACCCCCATGAAACAGCAAAATTAGGGTGAAAGAGTAATCTGTTTGGGAGGAATAGTTTTAGATCCTTTTGAGTAGGGACAGAGATTTGTGGGGTTAATCTTTAAAAAGTTTGAACACTGCTcagaaaaagatttgtatgcAAACGTCCTATTCTACGTATATAGAGAACTGGACAAACATTTCACAGAGTGCACCCTAAATATATGTTTTAGAGGTTCAGATTTTCTGAATTTTTGTCTTAAGTAACTTATAACGTTAGGATAAAGACGAGATAAGCAGCTTATTCCCCTGATTAAGATTCTGAGCAGGCGTGGTGGTTTATGCACACATTAGCTCACAGTATACAAGCGTAGTTGACTCAATTTTTTGCTGTACAGTAAGAGAACAGTGAACTGGCTGTCTCTTTGTGTACTGCTAGttttatgcttcttttttttttgtaaataaagaatTTCTTTCtatcacagttttaaaaatctAACATTTAAGTCATTCTCTGATATTTCTGTGCATGCGTCATGTTTTCCTGTGAATTGTGTGCGAGTGTGACTCTGGTCTGGTCACATTCTGAAGTAAATCATGGCtcgacacacaaacacagaggcaCAACAGATGTTTTATTGAAGCTGTTTGTTACTTTTGTTTTCGGgcattttctctctcttggtgttttctttatttaacagtCTTCTTCGTTGGCATCACTGGTAGTAGTCCCAGCGAAAACTCTTCAGCTTTTTTTGCTAACAGTTACTCAAATGTTTCATATACAGTCAGTCTGCATTGTTACATAGAATCAGGAACATTGGACTACCTTTAATTTTCTATTGAGTGCTTTCAGTTTctgtatatatatgttttttaagAATATAACAAAAAGTGGAACTAGAAGattgacttctttttttctccatcaaaTTCAAACATTGTTTTTGTACACTGAATAATTACTTAGATGCTGTTTTGTACATATTTTGCATTGATGATGTTATGACTTTTACTGAGAATCATCAAAATCTTAAGCAATTTGCTGTATGAAATATGCTGTTTAAAtatgataaataaagttgacAAGGCTTAGCTTTTGACATGGGACTCCAGAGCTCAGTTGCTTAATGTTGAGTTACATATCTTTTAAGAACTAAATCCCTTAACTATGTCTGTGTGGTCATGACATAATTGGCTGATTATCCAACTACATTACTGAGCAGGTTTTCAAATCACGTGGTCATGCCTCCAATGTAGATTTAAATTTTAGTGTGTTACATGTTACACACGTATTTGATGACTAGTTTAAAAGCATATGGATGTAAATAATGCAGTACATAGTTCAGACAGTGCCACAGCTGGATTCAAATACTGTGACAAGGACTGGTAGAAATCACAAGGTGATAACTTAGAAAGCAAAACTCTAGTAACATAAACATTAAAGAAAGTGTATTCATCAAGTCAGTGGTGTAAAACAAGTATGGCTGAGTGTTAGTCTATATGGAAGGCAAGAGAagtagaaaaacactgaaagagtGAGGTGAGTACACTGAACTCTGGTGTGATTTATCCAGTGAATCACATTTAGGTCAGTACCTGCACTgcaactgaaaagaaaaacagagacatcTAGTGCTCGGATGTCTCCGGCAGAGATCACAACAGTCAGcacagtttttctttctgtttacagTGACAGAGAGTCGCACAGCGAGTCTTCATATTTGAATAGCTGGAGCACAGAATGTGGACAAGTTGTCTTTGATAAAAGCTTAAGTATAACTAAAAATGACATGAACTCTCACTGCTGTCACAGGGCAAATGAAGTTAGAGTGTGggccacacaaaaaaagaataattcaAGTGTAATTTGTCTCCTTGCAATGCAGTACTGTGGCTTTGATGGGATTCACAGCATGGGATTTTACACGAGAATAAAAACACGAGTGGCATTTTATTCAATCATCCTCATGGCTAATAGAAGTaaaccagcagcagctgagtgaaatggaaaaaagggttttctttccttctctgcCATTTAAAACCAGCTGCATTCTTTGGGATGGACCCACAAAGGTGTGCACCTGGAAATACTACACCCTGGCACCTTGGCTCAGTAGTGAtgggtcgttcgcgaacgaaatggctcttagagccgggtctttgacgtgaacgacgcgagccggctccttatcgcgagccgtggtttcccccccccccccctttctctcaccctctctctcgcactttttttccgcttcactccgcacgcgagccttgttcttacgctgggaagagggggaggggcggtagttacactcgcagtagcacaggaacagagcgggagggagagagagagaaagagagccagggacaacaacgtcacattagaaaggtatagtaatcatccacaactattttcagttgtggatgataaaggattcagaaagtttattcatgcaggcccatatgacagagaatgtgcatcttctttttgttttcatattttaatttatatttaattgtgttgtggtttacagtgttttgtgttgtttcactttaaatttgtttaaaaggaaaaagctgaaaatttaaatagttaaaagttgaaatgtgaatagttggtttttgtattatatgatttatttattacattttatgtggagtgaataaataaaagtatatttacggtggcccctagagacaaagcactacaaactccaaaacacgtacaaactccaaagcacatacaaactccaaaacacgtacaaactccaaagcacgtacaaactccgaagcacgtacaaaccccgaagcacataaaaactccaaaacacgtacaaaagacaacagaagtgctccaggatgctaggcgcagtgttgagcttttgttacctagtggctacacaagccagcaagtaccaatgactggatttggtgtgtggtagaaacaggtaaatgaacatttttttgaattatttgaatatatatgagtgcttgtgtataaatacacaaacaatacacatatgctttcaactgtgtaatttaagtgatctaggtagctctgttttggaagttcagttaacgctagaaatgtgttttggagtttgtatgtgctttttggagtttgtacgtgctttgtctctaggggccaccgcatatatttatatataaacatatataaataaaaccacttttttttacattagtaattccttttgtgcataattttatattgttgttaataataaattaattaaagtaacaaaacaacctaaagagccggttcggagccgaaagagccggctctttttagtgaggcgagccgaaagagccggttctctaaaaagagccgaaaATCCCATCACTATGGCTCAGGAGCTGAATCATCTGCTGTATGTGGAACTGAACAAATTTTCATATCTCATTGTTCTCAGCATAACTTTAGACTTTAATAAACACATCAAGGACTCACACTTACTTACCACAgcagatttattttaaatgtatcaaTTTTAGTTCAATTAAATCAGCTGAAATGTATTATTCTATTAAAGCAGCTTACACTGCTTtaatgccacacacacacatacaatgtAAGTGGCACTGATATTGCTTTAATTGTAAAAATCAGGAGGCAAGTTTTTCGGGCAACATTTTGGATCTAGGGAAGGGTTTTTGTTGtcacagcattgttgttgttgcagtttATGTGACATGTGTCGTGTTCTTTTTTTGAGAGAAGACAAATATGCTCAAATTATATGTTtccaaaatgtattattaaacAGTTAGAATTTCTAAATAGTTTTACTCTCTATAAGTTGTGGGAAGGCCTTAGATCCTATGTCAGTTTCATCTTCTGCACCTTTCAGACCTCTTCCTGTAATGGGAGATGACTCTTCCCACTCTACCTTGGCAACCATCCTAGGTTGGTGTCTGTAGAGGCAGAGAGAGGATTTATAGCTTGTTTTGGGGTTAGCGGATTAAGCCTTAAGTTTCTGTTCCTTATTGTCCCTCCATCATTGTGTGTTGCAAAGGATAAAGCATAAATGTGCGATACAAATTATGAGGTAATTATAACAAGGAAAATAATGAGGTATAGAAGCCCtagagacaaaaaataaatcccAATATGACGCTCATCATCTGGTTTGTGGTATATGTGTTGCAGTGTGTTTTATCACAGATGTAACCACTTAAATCTGAGGTTTAGTTCTCTTTATGTAGACTTTGTGTAGTCCTTAACCATTATACTGATTAGATGATAGAGACTTAGTTTAACTTGTCTGTAGCGTTTAGATAATGTTTCTGTCAGGTGGAAACTAGTGGCAAACTAGACAACATATTTGTGGAGGGGGCATGTGAGGGC contains:
- the LOC134646424 gene encoding cell surface A33 antigen-like; this encodes MEKRNFSLTLLCLMLSGVDAVTVTIPQSQYEYARGDNITLPCSFTTTTPISSQTLVVITWSVFSQQTPIEETPIATYYHGPSPTTDIDTDYESRVSLDVDVTQSKANLKLSSISLADNRNFECRVQIPGDKKGKPSATTNLVVLVAPSTPACKIQGTAQYGQDITLTCASAEGSPTPTYSWKRFNVQNQSVPQEPKTTDKDGILSLYNISKDTSGYYICTSQNKIRAATCNLTLSVMPPSMNIASTAGIIGGVAAALVILIIVICCCCCRKKNKDEEYAMGVREGEEYHDKEPDRNGEGRRVEGQGKDSYEDSSVKRTERTEEKSEPDRRDYDDRRSDYDDRRSDYDDRRSDYNDRRSDYNDRRRDLDDRRRDLDDRRSDYDDRRRDYDDRRSDYDDRRSDYSDRRERYDDDRRYQDRRRDDNRYDDRDRDRPPVPNSKPPRRDYDD